One Desulfovibrio sp. ZJ209 genomic window carries:
- a CDS encoding trypsin-like peptidase domain-containing protein: protein MPLLLLAFFAAGSALAAPSIPAGSARLTPVVRVVRAAAPAVVNITSALPAERGALSPLERFFGPLPDRLGNQGRKRASLGSGVIVDGGRGLVLTNAHVVAGGGEIMVHLQDGRDFPARVLGAEPDFDLAVLEIRGAPGLPSARLADTGDLMPGETVIAIGNPFGFNHTVTTGVISALGRSIRNEGGMLTDLIQTDAAINPGNSGGPLLDLDGRIIGINTVVDARGEGIGFAIPAGKARRVLDDIMAGSHSAPLWLGVLGQDVDGRTAGALGIEPAGVLVREAVAGTPAARAGIAAGDILLSLNGTGLRDGRDLVNSLRNQMPGESVRVALRRKDGTRTVTLTPAPLDDAAAGRLMERRWGFSVKDGKGAPAVASVREGGPADFLRPGDNIAGIDGRRVGSRKELVDVFRRERLAPEVILQVVRQGRLYQARLVP, encoded by the coding sequence TTGCCGCTGCTCCTGCTCGCTTTTTTTGCCGCAGGCAGCGCCCTTGCCGCCCCGTCCATCCCGGCCGGCTCCGCCCGGCTGACCCCGGTGGTGCGCGTGGTGCGGGCCGCGGCGCCGGCCGTGGTCAATATCACGAGCGCCCTGCCGGCCGAGCGGGGCGCCCTTTCGCCGCTGGAGCGCTTCTTCGGGCCGCTCCCCGACCGCCTGGGGAACCAGGGCCGCAAAAGGGCGAGCCTTGGCAGCGGCGTCATCGTGGATGGGGGGCGCGGCCTCGTGCTCACCAACGCCCATGTGGTCGCCGGCGGCGGCGAGATCATGGTGCATTTGCAGGACGGGCGCGACTTTCCCGCTCGCGTGCTTGGCGCCGAGCCAGACTTCGACCTCGCCGTGCTGGAAATCCGCGGCGCCCCGGGCCTGCCCTCGGCGCGCCTCGCGGACACGGGCGACCTCATGCCCGGCGAGACGGTCATCGCCATCGGCAACCCCTTCGGCTTCAACCATACGGTGACGACCGGCGTCATCTCGGCCCTCGGGCGCTCCATCCGCAACGAGGGCGGCATGCTCACCGACCTCATCCAGACCGACGCGGCCATCAACCCGGGCAACAGCGGCGGGCCTCTCCTCGACCTCGACGGGCGCATCATCGGCATCAACACCGTGGTGGACGCGCGCGGCGAGGGCATCGGCTTCGCCATCCCGGCGGGCAAGGCGCGCCGCGTGCTCGACGACATCATGGCCGGAAGCCACAGCGCGCCGCTCTGGCTCGGCGTGCTCGGGCAGGATGTGGACGGCCGCACGGCCGGGGCGCTGGGCATCGAGCCCGCGGGCGTGCTCGTGCGCGAGGCCGTGGCCGGCACGCCGGCGGCCAGGGCCGGCATCGCGGCGGGCGACATCCTCCTTTCCCTCAACGGCACGGGCTTACGCGACGGGCGCGACCTTGTGAACTCCCTGCGCAACCAGATGCCCGGCGAGAGCGTGCGCGTGGCCCTGCGCCGCAAGGACGGCACGCGCACCGTGACCCTCACGCCCGCGCCGCTGGATGACGCGGCGGCAGGGCGCCTCATGGAGCGCCGCTGGGGCTTTTCCGTAAAAGACGGCAAGGGCGCGCCCGCGGTGGCCTCCGTGCGGGAGGGCGGCCCGGCGGACTTTCTGCGCCCCGGCGACAACATCGCCGGCATCGACGGCCGGCGGGTGGGGAGCCGCAAGGAACTTGTGGACGTGTTCCGGCGCGAGCGGCTGGCGCCGGAGGTCATCCTCCAGGTCGTGAGGCAGGGGCGCCTCTACCAGGCGCGGCTTGTGCCCTGA
- a CDS encoding ferredoxin: MGYNVTVDTDKCVGCGECVDVCPVEVYQMKDGKSDPVNADECLGCESCVEVCESNAITVEEM; the protein is encoded by the coding sequence ATGGGCTACAATGTGACCGTCGATACCGACAAGTGCGTGGGCTGTGGCGAGTGTGTGGACGTTTGCCCCGTGGAGGTCTACCAGATGAAGGACGGCAAGTCCGACCCCGTCAACGCCGACGAGTGCCTCGGCTGCGAATCCTGTGTCGAGGTCTGCGAGAGCAACGCCATCACCGTGGAAGAAATGTAA
- a CDS encoding YkgJ family cysteine cluster protein, whose product MIPDLSPIFASYATLRDEADAIFAHVTAKYPECVTCHEGCSDCCHALFDLSLVEAMAVNAAFNAAFGHGRERSDILTRASEIDRALTRHKREMFRAEKDGESPKAIMARAASLRVRCPLLGADDRCLLYDGRPITCRLYGIPTEIGGEAHVCGLSRFDKGQSYPTVRLERFQGRLDTLSREIAETVESRFELGEVYVPLSMALLTRYDENYLGIGPARAED is encoded by the coding sequence ATGATCCCTGACCTGAGCCCCATCTTTGCCAGCTACGCCACCCTGAGGGACGAGGCGGACGCCATCTTCGCCCATGTGACGGCCAAGTATCCCGAATGCGTCACCTGCCACGAGGGTTGCAGCGACTGCTGCCACGCGCTCTTCGATCTTTCCCTTGTGGAGGCCATGGCCGTCAACGCGGCCTTCAACGCGGCCTTCGGGCATGGCCGCGAGCGCTCGGACATCCTGACGCGCGCCTCGGAGATCGACCGCGCGCTCACGCGCCACAAGCGCGAGATGTTCCGCGCCGAAAAGGACGGCGAAAGCCCCAAGGCCATCATGGCCCGCGCGGCCAGCCTGCGCGTGCGCTGCCCGCTGCTCGGGGCCGACGACCGCTGCCTGCTCTATGACGGGCGCCCCATCACCTGCCGCCTCTACGGCATCCCCACGGAGATCGGCGGCGAGGCCCATGTGTGCGGCCTCTCGCGCTTCGACAAGGGCCAGTCCTACCCCACGGTGCGGCTGGAGCGCTTCCAGGGCCGGCTCGACACCCTGAGCCGCGAGATCGCCGAGACCGTCGAGTCGCGCTTCGAGCTCGGCGAGGTCTATGTGCCGCTCTCCATGGCGCTCCTGACGCGCTATGACGAAAACTATCTCGGCATCGGCCCGGCCAGGGCGGAAGACTGA
- a CDS encoding tetratricopeptide repeat protein: MKAHYDDIDEYIADLKDEIKANEKCANHYYNLGLAFLSKRDFVAAEEAFLSALRNSPHLAEAYVQLGGICLERGDLEGCLRYNEEAAGSRAKFAIPQSNIAFVHLQRGEPDKAIQALNKALKWAPDFIQAKNALITAYFMKRELDTAERLCRELIAQEPAFAPAWNNLALVLFEEGRLDEAQEAVEKAQQLGFEVPAGFLEELAAARG; the protein is encoded by the coding sequence ATGAAAGCCCATTACGACGACATCGACGAATATATCGCTGACCTGAAGGACGAGATCAAGGCCAACGAAAAGTGCGCCAACCATTATTACAACCTCGGCCTGGCCTTTTTGAGCAAGCGCGACTTCGTGGCCGCCGAGGAGGCCTTCCTTTCGGCGCTGCGCAATTCGCCGCACCTCGCCGAGGCCTATGTGCAGCTCGGCGGCATCTGCCTCGAGCGCGGCGACCTCGAGGGCTGCCTGCGCTACAACGAGGAGGCCGCGGGCTCGCGGGCCAAGTTCGCCATCCCGCAGAGCAATATCGCCTTTGTGCACCTCCAGCGGGGCGAGCCGGACAAGGCCATCCAGGCGCTCAACAAGGCCCTGAAATGGGCCCCGGACTTCATCCAGGCCAAGAACGCCCTCATCACGGCCTATTTCATGAAGCGCGAGCTGGACACGGCCGAGCGCCTCTGCCGCGAGCTCATTGCGCAGGAGCCGGCCTTCGCCCCGGCGTGGAACAACCTCGCCCTCGTGCTCTTTGAGGAAGGCCGCCTCGACGAGGCGCAGGAAGCCGTGGAAAAGGCGCAGCAACTGGGCTTCGAGGTGCCGGCGGGCTTTCTGGAGGAGCTGGCGGCCGCGCGCGGCTGA
- a CDS encoding pseudouridine synthase, which produces MELQFRSRNHDLGTFFPTFQERVNTMLPAENRAAAAASSAAPALDTVEKMAVTPHYPNTEEVQMTLARVEEEAALQSQELVEAHSGLNEQRVARLLGLLDD; this is translated from the coding sequence ATGGAATTGCAGTTCCGCAGCCGTAACCACGATCTCGGCACCTTTTTTCCCACCTTCCAGGAGCGCGTGAACACCATGCTCCCGGCCGAGAACCGCGCCGCGGCTGCCGCCAGCTCCGCCGCGCCGGCCCTCGACACCGTGGAGAAAATGGCCGTCACGCCGCACTATCCCAACACCGAGGAAGTGCAGATGACCCTCGCCCGCGTGGAAGAGGAAGCCGCCCTCCAGAGCCAGGAGCTCGTGGAGGCCCACTCCGGCCTCAACGAGCAGCGCGTCGCCCGCCTGCTCGGCCTGCTGGACGACTAG